In the genome of Chrysiogenes arsenatis DSM 11915, one region contains:
- a CDS encoding deoxyribodipyrimidine photo-lyase → MTRRLRYWRATSTSGEYVLYWMQAAQRAWQNAALEYALERARVAKLPLIVAFVLNPHFPNANQRHFKFLLEGLADVETGLGERAIPWHLAIGDPIEIIPHLARRAALLVCDCGYLRLQRQWRQTIANALSCEIVEVEGEVVVPVTTAYPKEAYTAAVLRPKIHQLLPHFLLPLHERETPAVVAGFRPDLPVTTVADAHTQIGKIASLGAIAPIPSIRGGQRAARDKLSAFIATKLDRYATQRNDPNADATSGLSPYLHFGHISPLEIALAALDTGSAGTTVFLEELIVRRELAMNMAWYNPKYDSLDALHPWVQENFARHTDDEREMIYTREEWEAATTHDPYWNAAQHQLIRSGTIHGMMRMYWGKKLIEWSTTYQDAFATAVHLNDSYALDGRDPNGYAGILWCFGKHDRPWQRRPVFGTIRYMNAAGLKRKFDAESYVRRYS, encoded by the coding sequence GTGACCAGACGGCTCCGCTACTGGCGCGCCACCAGCACCAGTGGCGAATATGTTTTATACTGGATGCAGGCCGCCCAGCGGGCATGGCAAAACGCAGCGCTGGAATACGCGCTGGAGAGAGCTCGCGTGGCCAAACTCCCGTTGATCGTAGCATTCGTCCTGAACCCTCATTTTCCCAACGCTAACCAACGCCATTTCAAGTTTCTCCTCGAAGGGCTGGCAGATGTCGAAACGGGACTTGGCGAGCGCGCTATCCCGTGGCACCTCGCGATAGGTGACCCTATCGAAATCATCCCGCATTTGGCACGCCGCGCCGCCCTGCTGGTTTGTGACTGTGGTTACTTGCGCCTGCAGCGCCAGTGGCGTCAAACCATCGCGAATGCACTTTCATGCGAGATAGTGGAAGTCGAAGGAGAGGTCGTCGTCCCTGTGACCACCGCGTATCCTAAAGAGGCCTACACGGCGGCTGTGCTACGACCGAAAATCCATCAGCTTCTGCCGCACTTTCTGCTCCCGCTTCACGAGCGAGAAACCCCCGCCGTGGTTGCTGGCTTCCGTCCAGACCTTCCGGTCACCACCGTGGCCGACGCACACACTCAGATTGGCAAAATAGCTTCCCTTGGCGCCATTGCCCCAATTCCCTCCATACGCGGCGGACAACGCGCGGCACGAGACAAGTTGAGCGCTTTTATCGCGACAAAACTCGACCGCTACGCCACCCAGCGCAACGACCCCAATGCTGACGCCACCTCCGGCCTCAGCCCGTACCTCCACTTCGGCCACATCTCGCCGCTTGAAATCGCATTAGCGGCACTCGATACCGGCAGCGCTGGCACCACCGTATTCCTTGAAGAACTGATCGTACGGCGCGAACTCGCCATGAATATGGCGTGGTATAACCCCAAGTATGATTCACTAGACGCCTTGCACCCATGGGTACAGGAAAACTTTGCGCGTCATACCGACGACGAACGCGAAATGATTTACACCCGTGAAGAGTGGGAGGCCGCCACAACGCACGACCCTTACTGGAATGCCGCCCAACATCAATTGATTCGCAGCGGAACCATCCACGGCATGATGCGCATGTACTGGGGGAAAAAGCTCATCGAATGGAGCACCACCTATCAAGACGCCTTCGCCACTGCCGTGCACCTCAACGACAGCTACGCCCTTGATGGGCGCGATCCCAACGGTTATGCCGGGATTCTCTGGTGCTTTGGGAAACACGACCGCCCGTGGCAACGCCGCCCAGTCTTTGGCACTATTCGCTATATGAATGCCGCCGGATTAAAGCGTAAATTTGACGCAGAGAGTTACGTTCGTCGCTATTCTTAG